Proteins found in one Vallitalea guaymasensis genomic segment:
- a CDS encoding IS110 family RNA-guided transposase, translated as MLFIGIDVASKKHDVIIISEYGEILSESFTIENSSAGFKKLHTEISSHTELFDNVHIGLEETGIYSSNIRDFLHSAGFNVYMINPVLTHHSRMAYSLRNTKTDKLDCLAICRYIMHNFTHLKPYISTLYTTSELKSLSRLRLDKLHTLAKAKMEFTRLLQITFPEFIKHFKQHSQWAMNLFSSYPAPAKIARMHLDTLVSIIKIKGDRVSAAQLIKNLAKKTIGDTSITNSLLIESIIDDINHYNKQIAIIDKHLDALMADFDFITTIPGVGNVIGASIIGEIGDISRFNSPSQLLAFAGLDPSIYESGEFKGKRCRISKRGSKYLRTSIFTATRVACVGKGKNNQFRQKYHKKKLQGKHHNSALCNVSKNMINTIFAMLNSKEDFIYIT; from the coding sequence ATGCTTTTTATTGGCATTGATGTCGCTTCAAAAAAACATGATGTAATTATTATTTCAGAGTACGGTGAAATCCTTTCAGAGTCTTTTACTATCGAAAACTCTTCTGCTGGATTTAAAAAACTCCATACGGAAATTTCTTCCCATACGGAGCTTTTTGATAACGTCCATATAGGGCTTGAAGAAACTGGTATTTACTCCAGTAACATCCGTGACTTCTTGCACTCTGCCGGTTTCAACGTGTATATGATTAACCCCGTTCTAACCCACCACAGTAGAATGGCATATTCACTAAGAAACACAAAAACTGATAAACTTGACTGCCTTGCAATCTGTAGATATATCATGCATAATTTCACGCATCTCAAACCCTATATATCTACACTATACACGACTTCTGAACTTAAGTCATTATCTAGATTACGTCTAGATAAACTTCATACCCTTGCAAAGGCCAAAATGGAGTTCACTCGATTGCTCCAGATTACTTTCCCTGAGTTTATCAAACACTTCAAACAGCATTCTCAGTGGGCTATGAATCTTTTCTCTTCTTATCCAGCTCCTGCTAAGATTGCTCGTATGCATCTTGACACACTTGTAAGCATTATCAAAATCAAGGGGGATCGTGTTTCTGCTGCTCAATTAATCAAAAATCTTGCTAAAAAAACAATTGGTGATACTTCTATTACCAACTCACTTCTTATAGAGTCTATCATCGATGACATCAATCACTACAACAAACAGATTGCTATTATCGATAAACATCTTGATGCTCTGATGGCTGATTTTGATTTTATAACAACAATACCAGGTGTTGGTAACGTTATTGGTGCTTCTATCATTGGTGAAATCGGTGATATCTCACGCTTTAATTCACCTTCTCAACTATTAGCATTTGCCGGTCTTGATCCCTCCATCTATGAATCAGGAGAGTTCAAAGGTAAACGGTGTCGCATATCTAAACGTGGCTCTAAATACCTCAGAACTTCCATTTTTACAGCTACACGTGTTGCGTGTGTAGGAAAAGGCAAGAACAATCAATTCCGTCAGAAATATCATAAGAAAAAACTTCAAGGCAAGCATCATAATTCTGCACTTTGTAATGTGTCCAAAAACATGATAAATACCATTTTCGCTATGCTTAACAGTAAAGAGGATTTTATATACATTACATAA
- a CDS encoding ABC transporter substrate-binding protein, with protein MKLLKKMSTAVLSIILCITLIAGCSSTKETSNNSKKDITLCESWNFDTGFFTVLSPNNIGSNYGPLNYLCNFYETLVQYEDGEIVPGLADTWEISDDGLTYTFHLKKGVKFSDGEDFNAEAVKLNLDNIPKMLGDFNGAYGATTTLIKEVKAIDEYTVEVNLMSPYYGALQDFTLLLPMGMMSPNAYNEDGTLSDITKTKTLGTGPYMYDGQKDGETYVFIRNKEYNRKQPDVDSFRVKVIPDNDAKILALRSGEIDAIIGSPNISYDSFNELSSNEDYKVKVSDAIVQTRLMGFNLSKKPFEEKAVRLAINHAINKDEISKNLFYGIEEKAEGVLDKSLPYCNVSVEQYDYNKQKANKILEDAGWVDTDGDGFREKDGVKLEGEIVYISGMAMIEDLSLSVAHYLKEIGMDVKVKGMEMMAQFGIIASGDFTMAMQVTNPIPYDPYLFMTRVNPEPLRDNLLAQGLKHIDNASEILNNLTCMTDENKIQETYDFVLKEINKNGAIIPLTNVKSLTVFNKGVIEDYKFFGHPDLPNVANISLK; from the coding sequence ATGAAATTATTAAAGAAAATGAGTACTGCTGTTTTAAGTATTATTTTATGTATCACATTAATAGCGGGATGCTCATCAACTAAGGAAACTTCTAATAACAGTAAAAAAGACATTACTTTGTGTGAAAGCTGGAACTTCGATACAGGTTTTTTCACTGTACTGTCACCTAACAACATTGGCAGCAATTATGGTCCTCTAAACTATTTGTGTAATTTCTATGAAACTTTAGTACAGTATGAAGATGGAGAAATTGTGCCAGGACTAGCTGATACTTGGGAAATATCCGATGATGGTCTTACGTATACTTTTCATTTGAAAAAGGGCGTTAAGTTCTCAGATGGAGAAGATTTCAATGCTGAAGCTGTTAAACTTAACTTAGATAATATCCCTAAAATGTTAGGTGATTTTAATGGTGCCTATGGTGCAACAACAACATTAATAAAAGAAGTAAAAGCAATAGATGAATATACAGTTGAAGTCAATCTAATGTCACCATATTACGGAGCTTTACAAGACTTCACATTGTTGTTGCCTATGGGTATGATGTCACCAAACGCATATAATGAAGATGGTACTCTAAGCGATATAACCAAGACAAAGACATTAGGTACAGGACCATATATGTATGATGGACAAAAAGATGGTGAGACTTATGTATTCATAAGAAATAAAGAATATAATAGAAAACAACCAGATGTAGACAGCTTCCGTGTTAAGGTCATTCCAGATAATGATGCAAAAATACTAGCTCTAAGAAGTGGTGAAATAGATGCAATAATAGGATCACCTAATATCTCATATGATTCTTTTAATGAACTATCAAGTAATGAGGATTATAAAGTTAAAGTATCAGATGCTATAGTGCAAACAAGATTAATGGGATTCAATCTATCTAAAAAACCATTTGAAGAAAAAGCTGTTCGTTTAGCAATTAATCATGCAATTAATAAAGATGAGATCAGTAAGAATTTATTCTATGGTATTGAAGAAAAAGCTGAGGGAGTGTTGGATAAATCCCTTCCTTATTGTAATGTTTCTGTAGAACAATATGATTATAATAAACAAAAAGCCAATAAAATTCTTGAAGATGCCGGATGGGTTGATACAGATGGTGATGGATTCAGAGAGAAAGATGGAGTAAAATTAGAAGGAGAAATTGTCTATATTAGCGGTATGGCCATGATAGAGGATTTAAGTCTTTCAGTGGCTCATTATTTAAAAGAAATTGGTATGGATGTTAAGGTGAAAGGTATGGAAATGATGGCTCAATTTGGTATTATAGCAAGTGGTGATTTCACTATGGCAATGCAGGTCACCAATCCAATTCCATATGACCCTTATTTATTTATGACTAGGGTTAATCCTGAACCATTAAGAGATAATCTGTTAGCTCAAGGATTAAAGCATATAGATAATGCCAGCGAGATACTTAATAATCTTACTTGTATGACTGATGAAAATAAGATACAGGAAACATATGACTTCGTCTTAAAAGAGATTAATAAAAACGGTGCAATTATTCCACTAACCAATGTTAAGAGTCTAACCGTATTTAATAAAGGTGTCATAGAAGATTACAAGTTTTTTGGACATCCTGATCTACCTAATGTTGCAAATATTAGTTTGAAGTAA
- a CDS encoding ABC transporter ATP-binding protein, with protein sequence MINIKNISKQYHIKDTSTLEVLKNINFTFEDNHIYSLIGESGSGKSTLSRLLTYIEKPTTGKIYIDNRELSGLSKKQLRRMRSNVQMVLQNASSALDPRQKVYHIIAESIRNLTDITRNDEKKYIENMIEKVELPNKVLDSYPNELSGGQQKRVCIARAMSVSPQFIVFDESVSGLDVIVRKKVLDLLLRLQREYKSTYLFITHDIDVAIYMSRDILVMKNGEIVEHVPNLKSYKDFRHDYSKMLIKSQLT encoded by the coding sequence ATGATTAATATCAAGAATATATCAAAACAATATCATATAAAAGATACCAGTACCCTAGAAGTATTAAAAAATATAAATTTTACTTTTGAAGATAATCACATATATTCACTTATAGGTGAAAGTGGTAGCGGAAAAAGTACATTGTCAAGATTACTTACATATATTGAAAAACCTACAACAGGAAAAATCTATATTGACAATAGAGAATTAAGTGGTTTAAGTAAGAAACAATTACGCAGGATGAGATCTAATGTACAGATGGTGTTACAAAATGCTTCAAGCGCTCTGGATCCTAGACAGAAAGTATACCACATAATAGCAGAATCCATAAGAAACTTAACAGATATTACTAGAAATGATGAAAAAAAATATATAGAAAACATGATTGAGAAAGTTGAGCTCCCCAATAAAGTTTTAGATTCTTATCCAAATGAATTAAGTGGAGGGCAGCAAAAGAGAGTCTGTATAGCTAGAGCTATGAGTGTATCACCCCAATTCATTGTTTTTGATGAATCCGTCAGCGGTTTGGATGTAATAGTCAGGAAAAAAGTTTTGGACTTATTATTAAGATTACAAAGAGAGTATAAGAGTACATATTTGTTTATAACACATGACATAGATGTTGCAATCTATATGTCTAGAGATATTTTGGTAATGAAAAATGGAGAAATAGTTGAACATGTACCAAATTTAAAATCATACAAAGATTTCAGACACGATTACTCAAAAATGCTAATAAAGTCCCAATTAACTTAA
- a CDS encoding ABC transporter ATP-binding protein has protein sequence MNNNILEVKNLNISLKDNTSIVRNINFNVKTNRILGIIGESGSGKTMISKSIMRLLNTKKFHITGQVLFDGGDIYNFSRKDMDKIRGRKLSLIMQNPMTAFDPMSKIGSQLIETLRVHFNITKNEAYNKAIGTLRKMNIGREEEIMDNYPFTLSGGMLQRIMIALTIMLESRLIIADEVTTAIDAFNKTMILEEFKKLKESGITMMVITHDFRVISALADDIIVLRKGEIIERGNTYDIFNNPKHEYTRKLIEATNLIGELA, from the coding sequence ATGAATAATAATATATTAGAAGTGAAAAATTTGAACATATCATTGAAAGATAATACATCTATTGTAAGAAATATTAATTTTAATGTTAAGACAAATAGAATATTAGGAATAATTGGCGAAAGCGGAAGTGGCAAAACTATGATATCAAAATCAATTATGAGGCTATTGAACACTAAGAAATTTCATATAACAGGTCAGGTGTTGTTTGATGGTGGAGATATCTATAATTTTTCCAGAAAAGATATGGATAAGATTAGAGGCAGGAAATTATCACTTATAATGCAAAATCCTATGACTGCTTTTGATCCTATGAGTAAAATTGGATCCCAATTAATAGAAACATTGAGAGTCCATTTTAATATAACAAAAAATGAAGCATACAATAAAGCCATTGGTACTCTGAGAAAAATGAATATTGGTAGAGAAGAAGAAATAATGGATAATTATCCTTTTACTCTAAGTGGAGGCATGTTACAACGAATAATGATTGCTCTAACTATTATGCTTGAAAGCAGATTAATCATTGCTGATGAAGTTACTACAGCAATTGATGCTTTTAATAAAACAATGATTCTGGAAGAGTTCAAAAAACTAAAAGAAAGTGGTATTACCATGATGGTCATCACTCATGATTTTAGAGTTATATCTGCCTTAGCTGACGATATCATAGTGTTAAGAAAAGGTGAAATCATTGAAAGGGGAAATACATATGATATATTTAATAATCCTAAGCATGAGTATACAAGAAAATTGATAGAAGCAACTAATTTGATTGGAGAACTAGCATGA
- a CDS encoding ABC transporter permease, with amino-acid sequence MAKKIIKNRQAMIGMTMIMIVVLIGILAPLIAPNDPNEINTVMKFAPSSGKYPLGTDQLGRCLFSRLVYGAKYSLGIAFPTLLILATISMILGTFTAYLGGLSDRIFSAICNIFMAFPPIVVVLSLAGLMGEGIFNIIISVVLSMWVWHVKVIRSYVLMEKAKDYVIAAKIAGCSNLKIIFNHILPNVLPVMIVYFSTSIAALILMVSGYSFLGIGIGSDIPEWGSMLSSAKSFVSKPKLIFYPGFSILFTAAGFNLFGEALRDIVTPEEV; translated from the coding sequence ATGGCTAAGAAGATAATAAAGAATAGGCAGGCTATGATTGGCATGACTATGATAATGATTGTTGTTCTAATAGGAATACTAGCTCCGTTAATTGCACCTAATGATCCAAATGAAATTAATACAGTAATGAAATTTGCTCCTTCTAGTGGCAAGTATCCTCTAGGTACAGATCAATTGGGCAGATGCTTGTTTTCTAGACTTGTATATGGAGCTAAATACTCATTAGGGATTGCATTTCCAACACTATTGATTTTAGCTACTATAAGTATGATACTTGGTACATTCACTGCATATTTAGGAGGACTATCTGATAGGATTTTTTCAGCCATATGTAATATTTTCATGGCTTTTCCTCCAATAGTTGTTGTTTTATCCCTAGCAGGTCTAATGGGGGAAGGAATCTTCAATATAATTATTTCCGTTGTATTATCCATGTGGGTTTGGCATGTAAAGGTAATCAGAAGTTACGTTCTCATGGAAAAAGCTAAGGATTATGTTATAGCTGCAAAAATTGCTGGCTGCAGCAATCTAAAAATAATATTCAATCATATATTGCCAAATGTGTTACCAGTCATGATTGTTTATTTTAGTACAAGTATAGCTGCTCTTATTCTAATGGTATCTGGATATTCATTTTTAGGTATTGGAATAGGTTCAGATATTCCAGAGTGGGGTTCAATGCTTAGTAGTGCTAAATCTTTTGTTTCAAAACCTAAACTGATATTTTACCCTGGGTTTAGTATCCTATTTACTGCTGCTGGCTTTAATCTTTTTGGAGAGGCGCTTAGAGACATAGTGACGCCAGAAGAGGTGTAA
- a CDS encoding ABC transporter permease has protein sequence MIKRFLELIIILIGVSILSFTFSNISSIDPAEAFTRRSIVNPSEEQINEIRHKMGYDKPMYMQYVHWFKNCLKGDFGTSLVTQNPVLKDITDKLVATLTIVGMAFIWIVLFTVLLSVLTAVNKDSIADHIIRVITIFGISLPSFWLGFLLLTLFAITFPIFKVVDYGGIRSIILPSITLAVPIISSCVRVLRATILSNLSKDYVLYATARGIPMKKIITRHVLKNALPPTVTLFFQNIGFMIGGSAIVESVFSWPGLGNYFVNAILGRDLPAINGCVLIIAMIFVICNLIAEVINIILNPHMKNSRKVENYG, from the coding sequence ATGATTAAAAGATTTTTAGAATTAATTATTATATTAATTGGTGTAAGTATTTTATCTTTCACTTTTTCCAATATATCTTCAATTGACCCTGCCGAGGCATTTACCAGAAGAAGCATAGTAAATCCTTCAGAAGAGCAGATTAATGAAATAAGGCATAAAATGGGTTATGACAAGCCAATGTATATGCAATATGTACATTGGTTTAAAAATTGTCTAAAAGGAGATTTTGGCACTTCATTAGTAACACAAAATCCAGTTCTAAAAGATATAACTGACAAATTAGTAGCAACACTAACCATAGTAGGAATGGCTTTTATATGGATAGTTTTATTTACTGTGTTGTTAAGTGTATTAACTGCTGTTAATAAAGATAGTATAGCAGACCATATAATTAGAGTAATTACGATTTTTGGGATTTCACTTCCTAGTTTTTGGTTAGGATTTTTGCTGCTTACTTTGTTTGCAATAACATTTCCGATTTTTAAAGTAGTTGATTATGGAGGAATAAGAAGTATTATTCTGCCGTCCATAACTCTTGCAGTACCAATAATCTCATCTTGTGTTAGAGTTCTGAGGGCAACTATACTTAGTAATCTTAGTAAAGATTATGTTCTATATGCAACAGCAAGAGGTATACCAATGAAAAAAATAATAACAAGACATGTGCTTAAAAATGCATTGCCGCCAACGGTAACATTATTTTTCCAGAATATAGGATTTATGATTGGGGGAAGTGCAATTGTAGAGAGTGTATTTTCATGGCCTGGGCTAGGAAATTATTTTGTGAATGCAATATTAGGAAGGGATTTACCTGCTATAAACGGGTGTGTACTTATTATCGCAATGATTTTTGTTATTTGTAACCTTATTGCTGAGGTTATCAACATTATATTAAATCCCCATATGAAAAACAGCAGAAAGGTAGAGAATTATGGCTAA
- a CDS encoding Crp/Fnr family transcriptional regulator, whose product MENHINILSYCPLFKNKSKNEITDILSKTKYKITTYHKNDFIFRADESPIYIGIVLSGSIEVQNNLKSGKYFNILYKNRGEVFGGALAFSDIPISQFDVIAKTYCEIMLISRQSVLDVLFKDSIIAYNIMNTFAKSVMKLNKKVELFSYSSIKQKIAYSLLCNLKPDENIINLPYSKKAWAEHLNVSRSSLSRELKYLIDKGTIKINNKQIQVLKKEQLEYILDDI is encoded by the coding sequence ATGGAAAATCATATAAATATCCTATCATACTGTCCACTGTTCAAGAATAAAAGCAAAAATGAAATAACTGATATATTGTCAAAGACTAAATATAAGATAACAACTTATCATAAGAATGATTTTATTTTTAGAGCTGATGAAAGTCCTATCTATATTGGAATCGTTTTGAGCGGAAGTATTGAAGTACAGAACAATCTAAAATCCGGGAAATACTTTAATATTTTATATAAAAACAGGGGAGAGGTTTTTGGAGGTGCTTTAGCTTTTTCTGATATTCCTATTTCCCAATTTGATGTGATTGCCAAAACATATTGTGAAATCATGTTAATCAGCAGACAAAGTGTCTTAGATGTATTGTTCAAAGATAGCATCATAGCTTATAACATAATGAATACCTTTGCAAAAAGTGTAATGAAACTAAATAAAAAAGTTGAATTGTTTTCTTATTCTTCAATAAAGCAAAAGATAGCTTATTCTTTATTATGCAATCTCAAACCTGATGAAAACATTATCAATTTACCTTATTCCAAGAAAGCTTGGGCAGAACATCTAAACGTATCCCGTTCTTCTCTATCAAGAGAGTTAAAATATTTGATAGACAAAGGAACAATTAAAATAAATAATAAGCAAATTCAAGTATTGAAAAAAGAACAATTGGAATATATACTGGATGATATTTAA
- a CDS encoding ABC transporter ATP-binding protein yields MLKFNKIEKWFNDLCVLKDFSMDINREEIVCIIGPSGCGKSTLLNICSGILEPSKGTIENNSSNISYVFQEDRLLPWKNVYNNIHMVNSSSLKEQCMELLKNVGLEGFEKHYPSQLSGGMRQRCSIARAFNYDADLLLMDEPLKSLDYTLRLNMIKYILNLWNNTKKNIIYVTHEIDEAILLGDRILVLSQRPSKVIKEFRINTSKGERKLNDAGLVEVRSQIIELLEMNTL; encoded by the coding sequence ATGCTGAAATTTAATAAGATTGAAAAGTGGTTTAATGATTTATGTGTCCTAAAAGATTTTTCTATGGACATCAATAGAGAAGAAATAGTTTGCATTATTGGACCATCAGGATGTGGCAAATCAACACTTCTGAATATTTGTTCTGGGATACTTGAGCCTTCAAAAGGAACAATAGAGAATAATAGTTCCAATATTAGCTATGTATTTCAGGAAGATAGATTATTACCGTGGAAGAATGTGTATAATAATATACATATGGTTAATAGCAGTTCTTTGAAAGAACAATGTATGGAGTTGCTTAAAAATGTTGGGTTGGAAGGCTTTGAAAAGCACTATCCTTCTCAGTTAAGTGGAGGAATGAGGCAAAGATGCTCTATTGCAAGAGCTTTCAATTATGATGCTGACTTATTATTAATGGATGAACCCTTAAAGTCATTAGACTATACATTAAGGCTTAATATGATAAAATATATATTGAACTTATGGAATAATACCAAGAAAAACATAATTTATGTAACTCATGAGATTGATGAGGCTATTCTTCTAGGAGATAGAATATTAGTTTTATCCCAGAGACCATCAAAGGTAATAAAAGAATTCAGAATCAATACATCAAAAGGTGAGAGAAAGCTAAATGATGCAGGTCTAGTAGAAGTACGAAGTCAAATCATTGAATTATTGGAAATGAATACGTTATGA
- a CDS encoding ABC transporter permease: MLYPPLILPSPSLTFKSLWNIMHGDNFLLNIGVTLHRLIIGLIGALLIGSIIGFFIGINKRVKRVLEPYIYILQSVPPILFMTLAMIWFGLDGQATIFIIFIVSLPIMAISIKEGFDNMDMKLIEMGRIFQFSRFKIIKEIIIPSLKTYFKSGLIILIGLGWKLVIMGEVLSSGTGLGSQITEGRLNLETNKVFAWSIVVIVLCFLSQKIIDYGYKLMDYKGKMT; encoded by the coding sequence ATGTTATACCCCCCACTGATTTTACCTAGCCCATCATTAACTTTCAAATCCCTTTGGAATATTATGCATGGTGATAATTTCTTGCTCAATATAGGGGTTACATTACATAGGTTGATTATTGGATTGATTGGAGCTTTGTTGATAGGTAGTATAATAGGGTTCTTTATTGGTATTAATAAAAGGGTAAAACGTGTATTGGAACCTTATATATATATACTGCAATCAGTACCGCCTATACTATTTATGACACTTGCTATGATATGGTTCGGTCTAGATGGACAGGCAACAATTTTTATTATATTCATTGTAAGTCTGCCTATAATGGCAATAAGTATAAAAGAAGGATTTGACAACATGGATATGAAGTTAATTGAAATGGGTAGAATCTTTCAATTTTCCAGGTTTAAAATTATAAAAGAAATTATAATTCCATCATTAAAAACATATTTCAAGTCTGGGCTTATAATACTTATTGGATTAGGTTGGAAACTAGTGATCATGGGTGAAGTTCTGAGTTCTGGAACAGGTCTTGGTTCGCAGATTACTGAAGGTAGATTGAATTTGGAAACAAACAAAGTATTTGCTTGGAGTATTGTTGTTATTGTTTTATGTTTTTTATCACAGAAAATTATAGATTACGGATATAAATTAATGGATTATAAAGGGAAGATGACATAG
- a CDS encoding ABC transporter substrate-binding protein — MKRFIVFLLMIAINLSIISGCSTSKVTDKEVENDKSINEQKELTVKISGPKSPAIIPLLRIIDTNGLGENVKIELNLYHSMEEMVTLATDKDNAFMALPAHTASVLYNKDIDIKLLNVGIWGCMYLTTIDAECKGWEDLKGGKLYIPGKNSPPDMITKYFLKKNNLEPGKDLEIVYSNHTEIAQLLELGNIKHAIDAEPFTTLHKETIDGFKVISDYSEEWKKTEGEEYKLPAFGIVVNGEFAADNKEIVDNFNKSYEQAVKWTNENPEQAELLAMDQLKTKPDLIKKAIPNMSFIYESAEIAKKSLEKYFSILVNYKPETVGGKIPDETFYYKN, encoded by the coding sequence ATGAAGAGATTTATTGTTTTTTTATTAATGATAGCCATTAATCTAAGTATTATAAGCGGATGCAGCACATCCAAGGTTACTGATAAGGAGGTAGAAAATGATAAGAGTATCAATGAACAAAAAGAGCTTACAGTTAAGATAAGTGGACCTAAATCACCAGCTATTATACCATTACTTAGAATAATAGATACTAATGGGCTAGGTGAAAATGTGAAAATAGAACTTAATCTATACCATAGTATGGAAGAAATGGTTACCCTAGCAACTGATAAAGATAATGCTTTTATGGCACTACCTGCACATACAGCGTCTGTTTTATACAATAAGGATATTGATATTAAACTATTGAATGTAGGAATTTGGGGATGTATGTATTTAACTACAATAGATGCAGAGTGTAAAGGCTGGGAAGACCTAAAGGGTGGTAAATTATATATTCCAGGGAAAAATTCACCACCAGATATGATTACAAAATATTTCTTGAAAAAGAATAACCTAGAACCTGGAAAAGATTTAGAGATTGTATATTCCAACCATACAGAAATTGCTCAATTATTGGAGTTAGGAAATATAAAACATGCTATTGATGCAGAACCGTTCACTACGTTGCATAAAGAAACAATAGATGGATTTAAAGTAATTAGTGATTATTCAGAGGAATGGAAAAAAACTGAAGGTGAAGAATATAAACTTCCAGCTTTTGGGATAGTTGTAAATGGGGAATTTGCAGCTGATAATAAAGAGATAGTTGATAATTTTAATAAAAGCTATGAACAAGCAGTTAAATGGACAAATGAAAATCCAGAACAAGCTGAATTATTAGCCATGGATCAACTAAAAACAAAACCTGATCTAATTAAGAAAGCAATACCTAACATGTCTTTTATATATGAATCAGCTGAAATAGCAAAAAAGAGTCTGGAAAAATATTTTAGTATTTTAGTAAATTATAAACCAGAAACTGTCGGAGGGAAAATTCCAGATGAGACTTTCTATTACAAAAACTAA
- a CDS encoding alpha/beta hydrolase has translation MINKTIELWEKQQYNSSNSNFVPTMDTYILDGDKKRGSVLICPGGGYAYTSGREAEPIAMKFNAAGYHAFVLHYSVAPAKHPQPLLDVSKAMCIIRENSEKWNIKSDKIAVCGFSAGGHLTASLGVHWDKDYVNNAEGIIEGLNYPNALILNYPVITSGELAHRGSFDNLLGKEASEDLLNEMSLEKQVNKKTPPTFLWHTVEDASVPMENSLLFAGALRKNDIPFELHLYPHGPHGLSLATEETRSEDMSNYPHVATWIKLCIEWLGNVFDNK, from the coding sequence ATGATAAATAAGACTATAGAGTTATGGGAAAAACAACAATACAATAGTAGTAATAGTAATTTTGTACCAACTATGGATACATATATACTAGATGGAGATAAGAAAAGAGGCTCAGTTCTCATATGCCCAGGTGGAGGATATGCTTATACATCAGGAAGGGAAGCGGAACCCATAGCAATGAAATTCAATGCAGCAGGTTACCATGCGTTTGTTTTACACTACAGCGTAGCTCCCGCAAAACATCCTCAACCATTACTGGATGTGTCAAAGGCTATGTGCATAATACGAGAGAACTCAGAGAAATGGAACATTAAATCTGATAAAATAGCAGTATGTGGGTTTTCAGCAGGAGGTCATCTAACAGCAAGTCTTGGAGTTCATTGGGACAAAGATTATGTAAATAATGCTGAAGGTATAATAGAAGGATTAAATTATCCCAATGCATTGATATTAAACTATCCTGTTATTACTTCTGGTGAATTAGCTCATAGAGGTTCTTTTGATAATCTACTGGGAAAAGAAGCAAGTGAAGATTTATTGAATGAAATGTCTCTAGAGAAGCAGGTTAATAAAAAAACACCTCCAACATTTTTATGGCATACTGTTGAAGATGCAAGTGTACCTATGGAAAACAGTTTATTATTTGCTGGGGCTTTACGAAAAAATGATATTCCATTTGAACTTCATTTATATCCTCATGGTCCTCACGGTTTATCACTGGCAACGGAAGAGACTAGAAGTGAAGATATGAGCAATTACCCACATGTTGCTACATGGATAAAATTATGTATAGAATGGTTAGGAAATGTTTTTGACAATAAGTAG
- a CDS encoding helix-turn-helix domain-containing protein gives MNEENLSETIGHRIMIRRKQLGYTQEQAAEKSNLSHQFFSTVETGRKNLRAESIIKVAKALNVSTDYLLLGITNENDTNSISNLLSKLNGNELHCLEEIIKNYLKALGY, from the coding sequence ATGAATGAAGAAAACCTATCTGAAACAATAGGTCATCGTATAATGATTAGAAGAAAACAACTTGGATATACTCAGGAACAAGCCGCAGAAAAATCAAATCTAAGCCATCAATTTTTTTCGACAGTTGAAACTGGCAGGAAAAATCTTCGTGCAGAAAGTATAATCAAAGTAGCCAAAGCTCTAAACGTTAGTACAGATTATCTATTATTGGGTATTACTAATGAAAATGATACCAATAGTATATCTAATCTATTGTCCAAGCTAAATGGTAATGAACTACACTGCTTGGAAGAGATAATCAAAAATTATCTTAAAGCTTTAGGGTATTAA